One Sphingomicrobium sp. XHP0239 DNA segment encodes these proteins:
- a CDS encoding calcium-binding protein — protein MARLILVDEGEDVIVGGDVLVVGTTAANEVVTVVSGRVELNSSFNTGGDTINLPGSAADYQVSVLGTVVTLTGPDATLVIPAGAAATAITFDGGTDARTLTFDSDLNAFVLGDTVIGSSPSALPATDGGNGVATVTGFDGTQPIDGGDGYDVLEALVTGNVSVPDGSPVTGFERINLTAADGVTRFTFDLNDSNAPSQGELLVVDASAFEAGTQAFIFAYPDVSAYGLELIGGAGDDYLDTDNDRGGDIVRGGAGSDELWTGSSAADGRGDFAYGGEGDDFLNSNGSRINALFGGAGDDTFFVYNNAPTYADGGTGNDSFFFQGFLGADDRVIGGEGFDRLLLTTLASESQLAVVSGVESLEIEQDVSIILGGLFDASDFDAFAVFGDQGSEIDASGIGRALVLAGGVGDDEIVGTAFGDLIEGGEGADVLTGGQGADVFLFETLGASSGVAGRDTISDFEAGVDDIDVSGAFDGQSLTFLGNFASLAAANAAAPGSTGENEVRYAFYQTEDGGVLIFESDGDGLFTDADFQIFLSGESQFDAADLVAPTTASSGVVPDVMVAPVPDLGGLATEFG, from the coding sequence ATGGCGCGGTTGATCTTGGTGGACGAGGGTGAAGACGTCATCGTCGGCGGCGACGTGCTTGTCGTCGGAACGACGGCGGCGAACGAGGTCGTCACGGTGGTGTCGGGCCGGGTCGAGCTCAATTCGAGCTTCAATACCGGCGGGGACACGATCAACCTGCCGGGATCGGCTGCGGATTATCAGGTGTCGGTGCTTGGCACGGTCGTGACGCTTACCGGACCGGATGCGACGCTCGTGATTCCCGCGGGCGCCGCGGCCACCGCGATTACGTTCGACGGCGGGACGGACGCCAGAACGCTGACGTTCGACAGCGATCTCAACGCCTTCGTTCTCGGGGATACCGTGATCGGCTCAAGCCCGAGCGCTCTGCCGGCGACCGATGGTGGCAACGGCGTTGCCACCGTGACCGGCTTCGACGGGACGCAGCCGATCGACGGCGGTGACGGATACGATGTGCTCGAGGCACTGGTAACCGGCAACGTTTCGGTCCCGGACGGCTCGCCTGTCACGGGCTTCGAGCGGATCAACCTGACGGCCGCCGACGGGGTTACCCGGTTCACCTTCGACCTCAACGATTCCAACGCGCCGTCTCAGGGCGAGCTGCTGGTTGTCGATGCCAGCGCGTTCGAGGCGGGCACGCAGGCGTTCATATTCGCTTATCCCGACGTCTCGGCCTACGGGCTCGAGCTGATCGGCGGTGCGGGCGATGATTATCTGGATACCGACAACGATCGCGGCGGGGATATCGTGCGGGGCGGCGCGGGCAGCGACGAACTGTGGACCGGCAGCAGTGCCGCCGACGGGCGCGGCGACTTCGCCTATGGCGGCGAGGGCGACGACTTTCTCAATTCGAACGGGTCGCGGATCAACGCGCTGTTCGGCGGAGCGGGCGACGACACCTTCTTCGTCTACAACAACGCCCCGACCTATGCGGACGGGGGGACGGGCAACGACAGCTTCTTCTTCCAGGGCTTTCTCGGCGCCGATGACCGGGTGATCGGCGGCGAAGGGTTCGACCGGCTGCTGCTGACCACGTTGGCTAGCGAATCGCAGCTGGCAGTCGTCAGTGGCGTGGAATCGCTGGAAATCGAGCAGGACGTGTCGATCATCCTAGGCGGACTGTTCGACGCATCGGATTTTGATGCTTTCGCGGTGTTCGGCGATCAGGGCAGCGAGATCGATGCCAGCGGAATCGGCCGCGCGCTCGTGCTGGCGGGCGGCGTCGGCGACGACGAGATTGTGGGAACGGCCTTCGGCGACCTTATCGAAGGCGGCGAGGGTGCGGATGTCCTGACCGGAGGCCAAGGCGCGGACGTCTTCCTGTTCGAAACGCTCGGCGCGAGCAGCGGGGTCGCCGGACGGGATACGATCAGCGATTTCGAAGCCGGGGTCGACGACATCGACGTGAGCGGCGCCTTCGACGGACAATCGCTGACGTTCCTCGGGAATTTCGCGAGCCTCGCCGCTGCGAACGCGGCAGCGCCCGGGTCGACAGGCGAGAATGAAGTTCGGTACGCCTTCTACCAGACCGAGGACGGGGGGGTGCTGATCTTCGAAAGCGATGGCGACGGCCTGTTCACCGATGCGGATTTCCAGATCTTCCTGTCGGGCGAATCGCAGTTCGACGCCGCAGATCTGGTCGCGCCGACGACGGCGAGTTCCGGCGTCGTCCCCGACGTCATGGTCGCTCCCGTGCCCGATCTGGGCGGACTGGCGACCGAATTCGGCTAG
- a CDS encoding beta strand repeat-containing protein — MARVILTEEGEDIIVGGDDIVVVGTTSGGEEITIVSGNVVLNASFAAGGDTINLPGDAEDYVVRSEGAQIIFTNTVTGDTIQLPASGNANTITFSGGDDARELVFDSVDGRFELDGQPITNQDTAVRPDGFVETFAPNANDDTFSVNEDAVLSGDVGANDTDVDTDADDLTFELVDGTDVAGLTFNDDGTFTLDTSDAAYAELDPGETATVTFSYTVTDEAGNSDIATATVTVNGQDSDPVATAATDEGDEDTTISGTLADDATDPEGQPLTFTLVGAAPAGFTLNPNGTYTLDASNAAYQPLNDGESQDVVVTYQVTDPAGNTDTNTLTITVNGTSIGTTTQLTEGVDRISGTQDDDIYIARNNQLGAGDRIDDPNGGDNDELRLFVDSQASGGGIFGTGDIEYGAFVLDQVENLFVTNDSGETVTIDLSSSVGLEAVITQNSSDDVEFNQLTNLVDIVVDNVTDSANVLVDFQDSVLAGNTTVNLTVDDANPGTITIGGLNGDSSAGVETINLNVEGDSEIDGLDSDITTLNVFGEGDLFLGNLPGTLQVLDASAHVGSTVVSIDDLSDTPTVILSGDDGDTVVTDDDDIDDEDFTDFEGVTVLSATDGSSVVLGEEALEAGIEVVNLGLDSSDSTDLDATDFDGSLTVNVDGGNNNVDLGDSDDVVNVDGLFSSDVLNAGEGSDTLNIFDFANYSTFQFSGFELVTLSGDGAFHLDLNDGNAPSEGGVLEIDATAVDADADEVSIHAGSQDYNVLIRGSEGDDSLWSDQGIGGDVIYGNGGDDDIDVGGEAGLADIAYGGDGNDSIDTYGGDNDLYGEAGNDTFTFVATDGGDNRVFGGAGNDALFTNGDFDAGDSYDGGDGVDQFWTDGVLVDADLTNVTNVETLGGQNGGAAENFTLGAEAVETGITSVVLAGSTDDRVDASAFSRGLTVDTGFQGAGGNDVVITGSGADTVLLNSGVNNVTLNGGNDTVIAQGSELRTDDVINGGAGTDTILLDVRGVGNTAIDADVNLSNVTNVENYAFLGNGITDNPATAANENAAQVNTLTFTGGSVTSVTPINIDTSAVTDVNDTNVIEINTPDNDYTFNITGGASRTVVNKLNVGVDNNINFTGGSGVDVLAIDGDDAGSTVDFDGNGGRDIIAVTGGDLEDDAFIDIEDVEIVQLTDDTDSVTVGSRAAQAGIDTIVGTDTDDDITVGQGFDNDLTIVTGEGNDFINASEAEGDIIVDFETASQLDGDTVQGGEGNTTITFDFEGGAMADLSNIVNVDNIVITTDNTATSAGSSGTVFVDGSALDVADFDGPLSVTASGLSANESLAFGGQGSNLAFNVTGSNNADTIVGGAGADTLLGGGGNDYIDGNNGNDVINGGAGNDVIRGGNGADQLTGGVGSDIFYYDDQGQSFGATSRDTITDLGATDQIFIDLDGDGEADDIEFVGNVNGFAEVESSITGGDGVIEAIYDTSSNILYIDVDDDGDISGADIQILLNGVAAFNAANLAGPGDFVPASAGAPGSDDDGNPELLAMAPEGLDVMVSPFDMGSLGSELG, encoded by the coding sequence ATGGCACGGGTTATTCTTACGGAAGAAGGCGAAGACATCATCGTCGGTGGCGATGATATCGTAGTAGTAGGTACGACTTCCGGCGGTGAGGAAATCACCATTGTTTCGGGCAACGTAGTCCTGAACGCCTCGTTCGCCGCTGGCGGCGACACGATCAATCTCCCCGGCGACGCCGAGGATTATGTAGTGCGTTCGGAAGGCGCGCAGATCATCTTCACCAACACGGTGACCGGTGACACCATCCAGCTTCCGGCGTCGGGTAACGCCAACACCATCACCTTCTCGGGCGGCGACGACGCGCGCGAGCTCGTGTTCGACAGTGTCGACGGGCGCTTCGAACTCGATGGTCAGCCGATCACGAACCAGGACACTGCGGTACGTCCCGACGGCTTCGTCGAAACGTTCGCGCCGAACGCCAATGACGACACGTTCTCGGTCAACGAAGATGCGGTGCTTTCGGGCGATGTCGGTGCGAATGACACTGACGTCGACACCGACGCGGACGATCTGACCTTCGAACTGGTCGACGGCACCGACGTTGCGGGCCTCACCTTCAACGATGACGGCACGTTTACGCTCGACACGAGCGATGCGGCCTATGCCGAACTTGACCCGGGCGAAACTGCGACAGTGACGTTCAGCTACACGGTTACCGATGAGGCTGGTAATAGCGACATTGCGACCGCCACAGTCACCGTGAACGGCCAAGACAGCGATCCCGTTGCGACGGCCGCTACCGACGAAGGCGACGAAGACACGACCATCTCGGGCACGCTCGCGGACGACGCGACCGATCCCGAAGGTCAGCCGCTGACCTTCACGCTGGTTGGCGCCGCGCCGGCCGGCTTCACGCTGAACCCCAATGGCACCTACACGCTCGACGCGTCGAACGCTGCTTATCAGCCGTTGAACGACGGTGAGAGCCAGGACGTTGTCGTCACCTACCAGGTCACCGACCCGGCGGGTAACACCGACACGAACACGCTGACCATCACGGTCAACGGCACGTCGATCGGCACGACCACGCAGCTGACCGAAGGCGTCGACCGCATCAGCGGCACGCAGGACGATGATATCTACATCGCCCGCAATAACCAGCTCGGCGCCGGCGACCGCATCGACGATCCGAACGGTGGCGATAACGACGAACTGCGTCTCTTCGTGGACTCGCAGGCCTCGGGCGGCGGTATCTTCGGCACCGGCGACATCGAATATGGTGCGTTCGTTCTCGACCAGGTCGAGAACCTCTTCGTCACCAACGATTCGGGTGAAACCGTCACGATCGATCTGTCGAGCAGCGTCGGTCTCGAAGCCGTGATCACGCAGAACAGCTCGGATGACGTCGAGTTCAACCAGCTGACCAACCTTGTCGACATCGTTGTCGACAATGTGACGGACTCGGCCAACGTGCTTGTCGACTTCCAGGACAGCGTTCTGGCCGGCAACACGACGGTCAATCTGACCGTTGACGATGCCAACCCCGGCACGATCACCATCGGTGGTCTGAACGGCGACTCGTCGGCGGGTGTCGAAACGATCAACCTGAACGTCGAAGGCGACAGCGAGATCGACGGCCTCGACTCCGACATCACCACGCTCAACGTCTTTGGCGAAGGCGACCTGTTCCTCGGCAACCTGCCCGGAACGCTTCAGGTCCTCGATGCCAGCGCACACGTTGGTAGCACGGTGGTCTCGATCGACGATCTGAGCGACACGCCGACCGTCATCCTCAGCGGCGACGACGGTGACACGGTCGTTACCGACGACGACGACATCGACGATGAAGACTTCACCGATTTCGAAGGTGTCACCGTTCTGTCGGCGACCGACGGTTCGAGCGTCGTCCTCGGTGAAGAAGCGCTCGAAGCTGGTATCGAAGTCGTCAATCTGGGTCTCGACTCGTCTGACTCGACCGACCTTGACGCGACCGACTTCGACGGCTCGCTGACGGTCAACGTCGATGGCGGCAATAACAATGTCGATCTGGGTGACTCGGACGATGTCGTGAATGTCGACGGTCTGTTCAGCTCTGACGTGCTGAACGCCGGTGAGGGCAGCGATACGCTCAACATCTTCGACTTCGCCAATTACTCGACCTTCCAATTCAGCGGTTTCGAACTGGTCACCCTTTCGGGTGATGGTGCCTTCCATCTCGACCTGAACGACGGCAATGCGCCTTCCGAAGGCGGGGTCCTCGAGATCGACGCGACGGCCGTGGACGCCGATGCGGACGAAGTCTCGATCCATGCGGGCTCGCAGGACTACAATGTCCTCATCCGCGGTAGCGAAGGTGACGACTCGCTGTGGTCCGATCAGGGCATCGGTGGCGACGTGATCTACGGTAACGGTGGTGACGACGATATCGACGTCGGCGGTGAAGCCGGCCTTGCCGACATCGCCTATGGCGGTGACGGCAACGACAGCATCGATACCTACGGCGGCGACAACGACCTCTACGGTGAAGCTGGCAACGACACCTTCACCTTCGTAGCCACCGATGGCGGCGACAACCGGGTCTTCGGCGGTGCGGGCAATGACGCCCTCTTCACCAACGGCGATTTCGATGCCGGCGACAGCTACGATGGCGGCGACGGCGTCGATCAGTTCTGGACCGACGGTGTGCTCGTCGATGCCGACCTCACCAACGTGACGAACGTCGAAACGCTTGGCGGTCAGAATGGCGGCGCTGCCGAGAACTTTACGCTCGGTGCGGAAGCGGTCGAAACCGGCATCACCTCCGTGGTTCTGGCGGGTAGCACTGACGATCGCGTCGACGCCTCGGCGTTCTCGCGTGGTCTGACGGTCGACACCGGCTTCCAGGGTGCGGGCGGCAACGACGTCGTCATCACCGGCTCCGGAGCCGACACGGTTCTGCTGAACAGCGGCGTGAACAACGTCACGCTGAACGGCGGAAACGACACCGTTATCGCGCAGGGTTCGGAGCTTCGGACCGATGACGTCATCAATGGCGGTGCCGGAACGGACACCATCCTGCTCGACGTCCGCGGTGTGGGCAACACGGCGATCGATGCCGACGTGAACCTGTCGAATGTTACCAATGTCGAAAACTACGCGTTCCTCGGCAACGGCATCACCGACAATCCCGCGACGGCAGCGAACGAGAATGCTGCGCAGGTCAACACGCTCACCTTCACGGGTGGGTCGGTAACCAGCGTCACGCCGATCAACATCGACACCTCCGCGGTGACCGATGTGAACGACACCAACGTGATCGAGATCAACACTCCCGATAACGACTATACGTTCAACATCACCGGTGGTGCGTCGCGGACGGTCGTAAACAAGCTGAACGTCGGGGTTGATAACAACATCAACTTCACGGGGGGCTCGGGTGTCGACGTTCTCGCGATCGACGGTGACGATGCCGGTTCGACTGTCGACTTCGACGGTAACGGCGGTCGCGACATCATCGCGGTGACCGGCGGCGACCTTGAGGACGATGCGTTCATCGATATCGAAGACGTGGAAATCGTGCAGCTGACCGATGATACGGACAGCGTCACGGTCGGGTCGCGTGCGGCTCAGGCCGGGATCGACACGATCGTCGGCACTGACACGGATGACGACATCACGGTCGGCCAGGGCTTCGACAACGATCTCACCATCGTGACGGGTGAAGGCAACGACTTCATCAATGCTTCGGAAGCGGAAGGCGACATCATCGTCGACTTCGAAACCGCAAGCCAGCTTGACGGCGACACCGTTCAGGGCGGCGAAGGCAACACCACCATCACCTTCGACTTCGAAGGCGGTGCGATGGCCGACCTGTCCAACATCGTCAACGTCGACAATATCGTGATCACCACGGACAATACCGCGACCTCGGCGGGTTCGTCGGGTACGGTCTTCGTTGATGGCTCGGCGCTTGATGTGGCCGACTTCGACGGACCGCTCTCGGTGACGGCCTCGGGTCTTTCCGCGAACGAGAGCCTGGCCTTCGGTGGTCAGGGTTCGAACCTCGCCTTCAACGTGACCGGAAGCAACAATGCTGACACGATCGTTGGTGGTGCCGGTGCGGACACGCTCCTCGGTGGTGGCGGTAACGACTACATCGACGGCAACAACGGGAACGACGTCATCAACGGTGGTGCCGGGAACGACGTGATCCGTGGCGGCAACGGCGCGGATCAGCTGACCGGTGGCGTTGGCAGTGACATCTTCTACTACGATGATCAGGGCCAGAGCTTCGGTGCTACGAGCCGCGACACGATCACGGACCTCGGTGCGACCGATCAGATCTTCATCGATCTGGACGGAGACGGCGAGGCTGACGACATCGAGTTCGTTGGTAACGTGAATGGCTTCGCCGAAGTCGAAAGCTCCATCACGGGTGGCGACGGTGTTATCGAGGCGATCTACGACACCTCGAGCAACATCCTCTACATCGACGTGGATGACGATGGTGACATCAGCGGTGCGGACATTCAGATCCTTCTGAATGGTGTCGCGGCGTTCAACGCGGCCAACCTTGCCGGACCGGGTGACTTTGTGCCCGCTAGTGCGGGTGCGCCGGGTTCGGACGACGATGGCAATCCGGAACTGCTCGCTATGGCGCCGGAAGGTCTGGACGTCATGGTCAGCCCGTTCGACATGGGTTCGCTCGGTTCGGAGCTCGGCTAA
- a CDS encoding Ig-like domain-containing protein, whose product MTDAVGSIDTSNADSGAEAADTVETTETATATETQAPAPSQAEIAAQAAALAAASVAAAEAEAVVEGDVEAEDEADEKTAKKEDKDEDEKSDAEDEDVAAETLAEVEAIVDAAAAQDMDDDDDGYYDDDDDTVSPFLAVGLTALIIGGGVLLLSSDDDDDDLDVIDINIPPIAQDTSITVDEDADVSGRVTAVDPDDTPTFTLVGTAPAGLTFNSDGTFTFDADQPGYQDLDDGETRTLSVDFVASDGTGSSTGTLTIVINGVTDNAAPVAVDDTAVTDEDTDVTIDVLANDTDADADDDLIVTAATVPAAQGTVEINDDGTITFSPADDFNGTATITYTVSDGTVTDTGTVTVTVNPVNDAPDVTGVIDADTDEDTAVEIDILGNVVDADGDDLTIVSADSDNGTVVINDDGTITFTPDADFNGDAVINFTVSDGTDTTDGSLTVTVDPVADAPLAVDDTANTDEDNDVTVDVLANDSDGDGDDLTVTSATVDPAQGTVEINEDGTLTFSPAADFNGTATITYTVSDGELTDTATLTVTVDPVADAPIAVDDTANTDEDTDVTVDVLANDSDGDGDDLTVTSATVDPAQGTVVINEDGTLTFSPAADFNGTATITYTVSDGELTDTATLTVTVDPVVDALDAIDDVYAATEDSGVVTGDVTANDVDADGGDVMVMLADGSVLPPAFTLNADGTWSLDTSAPAYQSLAAGETQTYTFDYVLSDADGGDDDSDSDTATVTLTVTGVNDAPTANADTANADFESAVTIDVLANDTDPDDDDDLTVTAATSDDGTVVINDDGTITFTPNDGFEGDAVIDYTISDGNGGTASSTATVTVAADPDPFDFISLDVDDDNDNATRFAIREDGAVTGAVLDADDGAFNFTDDQDLQNNVSVLNFGDNDTITFNADPSDVAFASGDFDGDGLADDVEIAVNIGGVVSQVFLLDAVAPGSIVFDETTAEAAIGADTNNFLFGDELPETDNSGGPGEGTSTPASADQDDDGDTNTQFLLTEDGDDGAFDFTDDSTVANNVAIDNFGDDDTLTFLVDDPSDVAFASGDFDGDGQADDLQIAINLNGVVSEIVLLNSVEDGAIIFNEQQAEDAIGPGTENFIFDTGSGDAAVAPMADETLFLG is encoded by the coding sequence ATGACCGACGCTGTGGGATCGATTGATACGTCGAATGCAGACAGCGGTGCGGAAGCTGCGGACACCGTAGAAACGACGGAAACCGCAACCGCAACCGAAACGCAGGCGCCGGCCCCGAGCCAGGCGGAAATCGCGGCGCAGGCCGCGGCTCTCGCGGCGGCCAGTGTGGCAGCCGCTGAGGCAGAAGCCGTCGTCGAGGGCGACGTCGAAGCCGAAGACGAGGCCGACGAAAAGACGGCCAAGAAGGAAGACAAGGACGAAGACGAGAAGAGCGACGCGGAAGACGAGGATGTCGCCGCCGAAACGCTCGCCGAAGTCGAAGCCATCGTCGACGCCGCTGCGGCGCAGGACATGGACGATGACGACGACGGTTATTACGACGACGACGACGACACGGTCAGCCCGTTCCTCGCCGTTGGTCTGACGGCCCTCATCATCGGTGGCGGCGTTCTGCTGCTGTCGAGCGACGATGACGATGACGATCTCGACGTGATCGACATCAACATCCCGCCGATCGCGCAGGATACGTCGATCACGGTCGACGAAGATGCGGACGTTTCGGGCCGCGTCACCGCGGTCGACCCGGACGATACGCCGACCTTCACGCTTGTCGGCACGGCGCCGGCGGGCCTGACGTTCAACTCGGACGGCACGTTCACCTTCGATGCCGACCAGCCTGGCTACCAGGATCTCGACGATGGCGAGACGCGGACCCTCTCCGTGGACTTCGTCGCTTCGGACGGCACGGGTAGCTCGACCGGGACGCTGACGATCGTCATCAACGGCGTGACCGACAACGCCGCGCCGGTCGCGGTCGACGACACCGCCGTCACGGACGAGGACACCGATGTTACCATCGACGTGCTTGCCAACGACACGGACGCCGATGCGGACGATGATCTGATTGTTACTGCTGCGACAGTCCCGGCCGCGCAGGGTACGGTCGAGATCAACGACGACGGCACGATCACCTTCTCGCCCGCCGACGATTTCAACGGCACGGCGACGATCACCTACACGGTGAGCGACGGCACGGTAACTGACACCGGCACCGTGACGGTCACTGTGAACCCGGTAAACGACGCTCCGGACGTCACCGGCGTCATCGACGCTGACACCGACGAAGACACTGCTGTCGAAATCGACATCCTCGGTAACGTTGTGGATGCGGACGGCGACGATCTGACGATCGTATCGGCTGATTCGGACAATGGTACGGTCGTCATCAATGATGATGGCACGATCACCTTCACGCCCGACGCCGACTTTAACGGCGATGCGGTGATCAACTTCACCGTTTCGGATGGCACCGACACCACCGATGGGTCGCTGACGGTCACGGTCGATCCGGTTGCCGATGCGCCGCTTGCGGTCGATGATACGGCCAACACCGACGAGGACAACGATGTCACCGTCGACGTTCTTGCCAACGATTCGGACGGTGACGGCGATGACCTGACGGTTACTTCTGCGACGGTCGATCCGGCACAGGGTACGGTCGAAATTAATGAAGATGGTACCCTGACCTTCTCGCCGGCGGCCGACTTCAACGGCACGGCGACGATCACCTACACGGTGAGTGATGGTGAACTGACCGATACGGCGACGCTGACGGTCACGGTCGATCCGGTTGCTGACGCACCGATTGCGGTCGACGATACGGCCAACACCGATGAGGACACCGATGTCACCGTTGACGTTCTTGCCAACGATTCGGACGGTGACGGCGATGACCTGACGGTCACTTCTGCGACGGTCGATCCGGCACAGGGTACGGTTGTCATCAATGAAGATGGTACGCTGACCTTCTCGCCGGCGGCCGACTTCAACGGCACGGCGACGATCACCTACACGGTGAGCGACGGTGAGCTGACCGATACGGCGACGCTGACGGTCACCGTGGATCCGGTTGTTGATGCGCTTGATGCTATCGACGACGTATACGCTGCGACCGAAGACAGCGGCGTAGTGACCGGTGACGTGACGGCCAACGATGTGGATGCCGACGGCGGCGACGTGATGGTCATGCTTGCGGACGGCTCGGTCCTTCCGCCGGCCTTCACGCTCAATGCGGACGGCACGTGGTCGCTCGACACCTCGGCGCCGGCCTACCAGTCGCTCGCCGCGGGTGAAACGCAGACCTACACGTTCGACTATGTCCTCTCGGATGCCGACGGTGGCGATGATGACAGCGACAGCGACACCGCGACGGTGACGCTGACGGTGACCGGCGTGAACGATGCGCCGACGGCAAATGCTGACACTGCGAATGCGGACTTCGAATCCGCGGTCACGATCGACGTGCTGGCGAACGACACCGATCCCGACGATGACGATGATCTGACGGTCACCGCCGCCACTTCGGACGACGGCACCGTGGTCATAAACGATGACGGCACGATCACCTTCACGCCTAACGACGGTTTCGAGGGCGACGCGGTGATCGACTACACCATCTCGGACGGCAACGGCGGTACTGCCTCGTCGACCGCGACGGTGACGGTTGCTGCAGACCCGGACCCGTTCGACTTCATCAGTCTCGACGTCGATGATGACAATGATAACGCCACACGCTTCGCCATTCGCGAAGACGGTGCGGTCACCGGCGCGGTGCTCGATGCGGACGACGGTGCGTTCAACTTTACGGACGATCAGGATCTTCAGAACAATGTTTCAGTTCTGAATTTCGGTGACAATGATACGATCACCTTCAACGCCGATCCGAGCGATGTTGCGTTCGCCAGCGGCGACTTCGACGGTGACGGTCTTGCTGACGACGTCGAAATCGCGGTCAACATCGGCGGCGTGGTCAGCCAAGTCTTCCTGCTGGACGCGGTTGCTCCGGGTTCGATCGTATTCGACGAAACGACTGCCGAAGCGGCGATCGGGGCCGACACGAACAACTTCCTGTTCGGTGACGAGCTTCCCGAAACTGACAACAGCGGTGGTCCGGGTGAAGGCACCTCTACGCCGGCGTCGGCCGATCAGGACGATGACGGCGACACCAACACGCAGTTCCTCCTCACCGAGGACGGCGATGACGGTGCGTTCGACTTCACCGACGACAGCACGGTGGCGAACAACGTCGCGATCGACAATTTCGGTGACGACGACACGCTGACCTTCCTGGTCGACGATCCGTCGGACGTGGCGTTCGCCAGCGGTGACTTCGATGGTGATGGCCAGGCCGACGATCTCCAGATCGCGATCAACCTCAACGGTGTCGTCAGCGAGATCGTCCTGCTCAACTCGGTCGAAGATGGCGCGATCATCTTCAACGAGCAGCAGGCCGAGGACGCGATCGGTCCGGGCACGGAGAACTTCATCTTCGACACCGGTAGCGGTGACGCTGCGGTTGCCCCGATGGCCGACGAGACCCTCTTCTTGGGTTAA